The Candidatus Deferrimicrobiaceae bacterium sequence AAGCGAACCCAGTCGGCGGTTCAGATGAAGAACCTCGAGCAGGCGCTCGAGCTGTTCAAGCTCGACAACGGCTTCTATCCCACTACCGACCAGGGGCTGCAGGCGCTGGTCACGATCCCGGAAGCCGGCCGCATCCCGAAAAACTTCCGCAAGGGTGGATACCTCGACCGCGTCCCCAAGGATCCGTGGAACAACGATTACATTTACGTCTCTCCGGGAACGCACGGCGAATTCGACATCACGTCCTACGGGGCCGATGGCGTTCCTGGGGGCGAGAACGAGGATGCCGACATCAATTCCTGGGATGTCAAGAAATAGCCGCCGCCCGGCCGGCTTCACGCTGGTCGAGCTTTCGATCGTCCTGTTCCTCCTGGGACTGATCCTCTGGATCGCCGCCCCCCGGCTTGCCGCAATCGGCGGAGACAGCCGCGAGGCGGCGATCCGAAAGTT is a genomic window containing:
- the gspG gene encoding type II secretion system major pseudopilin GspG; the protein is MKTHETRFRDRRGFTLIEIMVVVVILGLLAALVVPKLIGRTEEAKRTQSAVQMKNLEQALELFKLDNGFYPTTDQGLQALVTIPEAGRIPKNFRKGGYLDRVPKDPWNNDYIYVSPGTHGEFDITSYGADGVPGGENEDADINSWDVKK